The following DNA comes from bacterium.
AGGAAGTCGAGTGACTCGGGCGTAAACTGGGTACGGTTATGGCGGGCATCGAGGTAGATTGCCCCTTTAACTTCCTCTTTTACAATGAGTGGAACACAGAGAACCGATGTAACGCGCTGCATGATGACCGACTGTGAATCGCTGAACCGGGGATCAAGTTGGGCGTCGTGTGTAAGAATCGCTCCCTCGCCCGACATGGCGCGGCGGACAATCGACTTTGAATACTCTAACAAATCTTCTTCGTCGCCATGTACTGAACGTGCAACAGCTACGCGAAACTCATCACCTTCTTTGAGTACGATAATACCGCGCTCCGCTTGTACCGGCGCAAGCGCGATTTCCATTAGCTTGGGAAGCAACTCGCTTAGTTCATGGATGCCATTGAGTAATGCACTCACTTCCAGCAAAGTCGATAGCTGATCACTTTGCAGGGTTGCTTTATTTTCTGCCGGAAGCGGCGGTGGTGTGGTCATCATACTTATCACCTAATTCACATCTTGGATTAACGTAAAGTTGTTGCGCGACGAGCGGGCATAATTTCCAAATGCATCTACTTCGTGTACTTCCACGGTAAACACACCTGACCCAAGCCGATTGAATAGATCGACTCGACTGGTATTCTGCGGAATGTTCTCTTCCTTAATCAGCGTGTCAGTTGTCGAGTTGTATGTAAATACTAACACCCGAAAGGTGTATTGAAAGCGATCTGATGAGCCGGCAAACCATTGCACATTAAATGCGTCGGTATACATCTGTGAATTGTTCAATGGTGTTGTTATCGTCGGATAGCTTATGAAAACACGATTCAACTGCGACTGTGGAGATTCGCCGATATTGCCGCCGTCATCGTTTGCCCGGGCAATAATCGGGAAGCCAACCAGATTAACAATATCGCTGCCATCAGGTAAAGTATCACGAGCAGCAGTCCAAATTGTATCGTTGATACTATTCATCCGAATGTTGCCATACGGCGTAAACACCCAAACCGAATCGATGTCAATCTTACTATCAGGATCGAACACGTTTACACGCAAATGCATTGTACTGCGATTCGTACCCGATGGGCGCAACTCGCTGTATGCGGTTAACGAGTATAGCTGGGGGACACCATTCAAGTGAAATTCAGTCGCCCGGGTTTCGGGAGCATTCAAAGTTATCATCGTTGTGTCGTAATCGTAAGTA
Coding sequences within:
- a CDS encoding sigma 54-interacting transcriptional regulator, which encodes MMTTPPPLPAENKATLQSDQLSTLLEVSALLNGIHELSELLPKLMEIALAPVQAERGIIVLKEGDEFRVAVARSVHGDEEDLLEYSKSIVRRAMSGEGAILTHDAQLDPRFSDSQSVIMQRVTSVLCVPLIVKEEVKGAIYLDARHNRTQFTPESLDFLKILANTSAIAIENARLVQGLSLEKVRLQAEIERTYAFSEIIGNHSKMIDVFKLMDKIKDSNIAVLVEGESGTGKELVARALHYSSIRRNKLFIAQFCGNLSENLLESELFGHKKGAFTGAYQDKNGLLEIA